In Caproicibacterium amylolyticum, a genomic segment contains:
- a CDS encoding glycosyltransferase family 2 protein — protein MSTVYFVIPCYNEEAVLPETVKELTAQLQSMVQEGLADEKSRMLFVDDGSKDRTWELIEQFHSENQFVNGLKLAHNRGHQNALLAGLMTAKEEADCAISLDADLQDDVSVLPQFVQKFQDGCDVVYGVRNKRETDTWFKRTTAEGFYKVMAKLGVDIVFNHADYRLMSKCALDALSEYKEVNLFLRGIVPLIGYRSDYVYYDRHERFAGESKYPLKKMISFAMDGITSFSVKPLKIISNIGIFVAMISIIGLLYALISHFLGNTVSGWTAIVCSIWLLGGIQMLCLGVVGEYIGKIYSEVKGRPRFRIEKHLK, from the coding sequence ATGTCTACTGTTTATTTTGTAATACCATGCTACAATGAAGAAGCCGTGCTGCCGGAAACGGTAAAGGAACTGACCGCACAGCTGCAGTCCATGGTGCAGGAGGGACTGGCAGATGAAAAAAGCCGTATGCTCTTTGTAGATGACGGCAGCAAAGACCGCACTTGGGAACTGATTGAACAATTTCATTCAGAAAACCAATTCGTTAATGGCCTCAAACTGGCACACAACCGCGGTCATCAAAATGCCCTGCTGGCGGGGCTGATGACAGCCAAAGAAGAAGCAGACTGCGCCATTAGTCTGGACGCTGATCTGCAGGACGACGTTTCTGTGCTGCCGCAGTTTGTGCAGAAATTTCAGGATGGCTGCGACGTGGTGTACGGTGTGCGCAACAAGCGTGAAACGGACACCTGGTTCAAACGCACCACGGCGGAGGGGTTCTACAAAGTCATGGCGAAGCTCGGCGTTGACATTGTCTTCAACCACGCTGATTACCGCCTAATGAGCAAGTGTGCACTGGATGCGCTCTCTGAATATAAGGAAGTGAATCTATTCCTGCGCGGCATTGTTCCACTCATTGGTTACCGCAGTGATTACGTATACTATGACCGCCACGAGCGTTTTGCCGGTGAAAGCAAATATCCACTGAAAAAAATGATTAGTTTTGCCATGGATGGTATCACCTCTTTCAGCGTAAAACCATTAAAAATCATCTCCAACATCGGTATTTTTGTTGCAATGATCTCCATCATTGGCCTGCTCTATGCGCTGATCTCCCATTTTTTAGGCAACACGGTTTCCGGATGGACAGCCATCGTCTGCTCCATCTGGCTTTTAGGCGGCATCCAAATGCTGTGCCTTGGGGTTGTCGGCGAATATATTGGTAAAATCTACAGTGAAGTAAAGGGACGCCCGCGCTTCCGCATTGAAAAGCACTTAAAGTAA
- a CDS encoding GNAT family N-acetyltransferase: MIFRKGTIADVTPLAKLYDDLIDHLQNTTNYPGWVKGIYPTQEDAAAGISDGTLYVAEENGQLAGTIILNHKPESPYHRIKWNIDAADEQIFIVHTFAAHPNFLKAGVGTKLLSFAEKQAVQEGLRAIRLDVFEKNFPAIHLYEKCGFQYVSTVDMGLGCYGLDLFKLYEKVLSRP, translated from the coding sequence ATGATTTTTAGAAAAGGAACCATTGCCGATGTGACACCGCTGGCAAAGCTTTACGATGATCTAATCGACCACCTGCAAAACACCACCAACTATCCGGGCTGGGTAAAAGGCATTTATCCTACCCAAGAGGATGCTGCGGCTGGCATTTCCGACGGCACCCTTTACGTTGCGGAAGAAAATGGTCAGCTTGCCGGCACCATTATTTTAAATCATAAACCGGAATCTCCTTATCATCGGATAAAATGGAACATTGACGCCGCGGATGAGCAGATTTTTATTGTACATACTTTTGCTGCACACCCAAACTTTTTAAAGGCCGGTGTGGGCACCAAGCTGCTCAGCTTCGCCGAAAAGCAGGCAGTGCAGGAGGGACTTCGCGCAATCCGTCTGGATGTGTTTGAAAAAAATTTCCCCGCCATCCATCTTTATGAAAAATGTGGTTTTCAGTATGTTTCCACGGTAGATATGGGGCTTGGCTGTTACGGTCTGGACCTCTTTAAACTTTACGAAAAGGTGCTCTCCCGGCCATAA
- a CDS encoding FprA family A-type flavoprotein, protein MYCTQKVTDDIIWVGGSDRRLALFENLFPLPDGVSYNAYLIQDSKTALMDTADAAITRQFLENVEHALDGRELDYLIVNHMEPDHCAVIGEIVRRWPQAKLVGNAKTFQLIGQFFDFPLDDKCIQVKEGDTLDLGHHLLTFMMAPMVHWPEVMMTYDATDKILFCADAFGTFGAFHGSVFADEVDFQNRYADEARRYYANIVGKYGSQVQSVLKKAAKLDIAMLCPLHGPIWRQDIAWFLKKYDLWSRYEPEEQGVMIAYGSMYGNTSNMAEVLANLLAQKGVHALRVYDISKTDTSYLIADAFRYSNLVLAAPTYNNGIYLPMETLLHDMAALNLQNRRYSLLGNGSWAPISANKMNEHLSAMKGMQQVGEPLQIRSSLKPEQLPQLEALAQAIVDSLQ, encoded by the coding sequence ATGTACTGCACACAAAAGGTAACAGATGACATCATTTGGGTTGGCGGCAGCGACCGGCGGCTCGCTTTGTTTGAAAATCTTTTTCCGCTTCCGGACGGTGTAAGCTACAACGCATATTTGATTCAGGACAGCAAAACAGCCCTGATGGATACGGCGGATGCGGCCATCACCCGCCAGTTCTTGGAGAACGTAGAGCACGCATTGGACGGCCGCGAACTGGACTATTTGATTGTCAACCACATGGAACCGGACCACTGCGCGGTGATTGGCGAGATTGTACGCCGCTGGCCGCAGGCAAAGCTGGTCGGCAACGCAAAGACTTTTCAACTGATTGGGCAGTTCTTTGATTTCCCGCTGGACGACAAATGTATACAGGTAAAAGAGGGCGATACGCTGGATCTTGGCCACCACCTGCTTACATTTATGATGGCACCCATGGTACATTGGCCGGAAGTCATGATGACCTATGATGCCACTGACAAAATCCTGTTCTGTGCGGATGCATTCGGCACCTTCGGCGCCTTCCACGGCTCTGTTTTTGCGGACGAAGTGGATTTTCAGAACCGCTATGCAGATGAAGCACGCCGGTATTATGCCAACATTGTTGGCAAGTACGGTTCGCAGGTGCAGTCTGTGTTAAAAAAAGCCGCCAAGCTGGACATTGCGATGCTGTGTCCGCTGCACGGCCCTATCTGGCGGCAGGACATTGCGTGGTTCCTGAAAAAGTATGACCTCTGGAGCCGCTATGAGCCCGAGGAACAGGGTGTTATGATAGCGTACGGCTCTATGTATGGCAACACTTCAAATATGGCGGAAGTGCTGGCAAATCTGCTGGCGCAAAAGGGCGTACATGCTCTGCGGGTTTACGATATTTCAAAAACCGACACTTCCTATTTGATTGCCGATGCATTTCGGTACAGCAATCTGGTGTTGGCAGCGCCGACCTACAACAACGGCATTTATCTGCCCATGGAAACTTTACTGCATGATATGGCGGCGCTGAATCTGCAGAACCGCCGCTATTCTTTGCTGGGCAATGGCAGCTGGGCACCGATTTCCGCCAACAAAATGAACGAGCACCTTTCCGCAATGAAGGGGATGCAGCAAGTGGGCGAACCGCTGCAGATTCGCTCCTCTTTGAAGCCTGAGCAGCTGCCGCAGCTGGAAGCATTGGCACAGGCAATCGTGGATTCTTTGCAGTGA
- a CDS encoding collagen-binding domain-containing protein, translated as MKHTENCKAMLHRLACAAVACTVAVSFTAAAFAQTGDGSQQKTIVMEPTEAPQTNGLTAQQIAAGLGKARQYGVVANLLENNLDFETNIAVNTLTGSNGEIGNTHDVTYPSAASLTIHVYNAKAACQFGIFADAEAAQQIGENVTVGVDENGSGNTTVSSLEAGRTYYVMPYKDEKPDAEHAEKVTVPQTTDNLASGAVSYVGTVESSTGVLTLKSAGETKSKVVFGANNSLQGEGGQRVLSTADSRRYTINLNGSSVVIDDGTQNPNVSGMLSSLSGFADRLSGLAQNVSEDAAVKVLNLSTADGSAESLRQAVAAAMGFSDANAVQNNGILLNSNQYLIININSSAPVTRLPEVKIGGVNPGESWNTVASRVIWNFGSYSGTVHTSASAGTLGTLLAPNAQVIADGSSMNGPVYANEVHHISGGEIHRIPFQAVSSADVYFAAKEEESSSSSESSTTSSEIIVTPSSEALSSETPSEESSSTPSHGNGDSSSESSVSSTPSDSSSQSSSSNSSGTPSKVDSDPNSHGIGSSSESGSSSLPSDSSSQSSSSNSSGTPSKVDSDPNSHGTGSSSESGSSSLPSDSSSQSSSSNSSGTPSKVDSDPNSHGTGSSSESGSSSTPSDSSSQSSSSSSNSTPSKVDSEPNSHGTGSSSESGSSSSSSNSSSSTFSHPYYPPVTSSSDPGSSSTGSSEAPSQESSSTPSNGNGESSSASSETPNAESGNTPSNGAGTVSSANPSADSSIPASNGNSGEAVTNNEKLPQTGADVVPILVTFACGSAVILYGIIEMIHGRAKKKHE; from the coding sequence ATGAAACATACTGAAAATTGTAAAGCAATGCTCCACCGGCTGGCCTGCGCAGCTGTTGCCTGCACAGTAGCAGTTTCCTTTACAGCGGCAGCTTTTGCGCAAACTGGCGACGGCAGCCAGCAGAAAACCATTGTAATGGAACCAACAGAAGCTCCGCAGACCAATGGCCTTACCGCACAGCAAATTGCCGCAGGCTTAGGCAAAGCGCGGCAGTATGGAGTGGTGGCAAATCTGCTGGAAAATAATCTTGATTTTGAAACGAATATTGCAGTCAACACCCTGACCGGCAGCAACGGTGAAATCGGCAATACACATGATGTTACATATCCGTCCGCTGCTTCTTTGACGATCCATGTGTATAATGCAAAAGCTGCCTGCCAGTTCGGTATTTTTGCGGATGCAGAGGCAGCACAGCAAATTGGAGAAAATGTAACTGTTGGTGTTGATGAGAATGGCAGCGGCAATACTACAGTCAGCAGCCTGGAGGCAGGCAGGACTTATTATGTTATGCCTTACAAAGATGAAAAACCAGACGCAGAGCACGCTGAAAAAGTAACAGTTCCGCAGACAACGGACAACCTGGCAAGCGGCGCAGTCAGCTATGTCGGTACCGTAGAATCCAGCACCGGTGTTTTGACATTGAAAAGCGCAGGGGAAACAAAAAGCAAGGTTGTGTTTGGTGCAAACAACAGTCTGCAGGGCGAGGGAGGTCAGCGTGTTTTGTCAACGGCTGACAGCCGCCGGTATACAATTAATTTAAACGGCAGTTCGGTTGTAATTGATGATGGAACCCAGAATCCCAATGTCAGCGGAATGCTTTCCAGCTTGTCTGGTTTTGCAGACCGGCTGAGCGGCCTTGCGCAAAATGTGAGCGAAGACGCAGCGGTTAAAGTACTGAATCTTTCTACAGCAGACGGCAGTGCAGAAAGCCTGCGGCAGGCAGTGGCCGCTGCAATGGGCTTTTCGGATGCCAATGCGGTGCAAAACAACGGGATTCTGCTGAACAGCAATCAGTATTTAATTATTAATATAAATTCTTCAGCTCCGGTCACTCGGCTGCCGGAAGTGAAAATCGGCGGCGTTAATCCCGGAGAAAGCTGGAACACAGTTGCGAGCCGTGTTATCTGGAACTTTGGCAGCTACAGCGGCACAGTACATACCTCTGCGAGTGCCGGTACACTCGGAACGCTGCTGGCACCAAATGCACAGGTGATTGCCGACGGTTCTTCAATGAATGGCCCTGTATATGCCAATGAAGTGCATCATATCAGTGGCGGCGAGATTCACCGTATTCCTTTTCAGGCAGTAAGTTCTGCGGACGTTTATTTTGCTGCAAAGGAGGAAGAGTCCTCGTCTTCCTCTGAATCTTCTACAACATCTTCAGAAATTATTGTGACACCGAGTTCTGAAGCTTTAAGTTCCGAAACGCCGAGTGAGGAAAGCAGCAGTACGCCGAGCCATGGTAATGGTGACAGTTCGTCTGAAAGCAGTGTGAGCAGCACCCCCTCCGACAGTTCTTCACAAAGTAGTTCTTCCAATAGTTCCGGCACACCGAGCAAGGTGGACAGCGACCCGAACAGCCATGGGATCGGCAGTTCATCCGAGAGCGGTTCGAGCAGCTTACCCTCCGACAGTTCTTCACAAAGTAGTTCTTCCAATAGTTCCGGCACACCAAGCAAAGTGGACAGTGACCCGAACAGCCACGGGACCGGCAGTTCATCCGAGAGCGGTTCGAGCAGCTTACCCTCCGACAGTTCTTCACAAAGTAGTTCTTCCAATAGTTCCGGCACACCAAGCAAAGTGGACAGTGACCCGAACAGCCACGGGACCGGCAGTTCATCCGAGAGCGGTTCGAGCAGCACACCATCCGATAGTTCCTCACAGAGTAGTTCTTCTAGTAGCAACAGCACACCAAGCAAAGTGGACAGTGAACCGAACAGTCACGGAACCGGCAGTTCATCCGAGAGCGGTTCGAGCAGCAGCTCCAGCAACAGTTCTTCCAGTACTTTTTCACATCCGTATTATCCGCCGGTAACGTCAAGCAGTGACCCTGGCTCTTCTTCGACTGGTTCCAGCGAAGCACCGAGTCAGGAAAGCAGCAGCACACCCAGCAACGGCAATGGAGAAAGTTCTTCCGCATCTTCTGAAACACCGAATGCAGAGTCTGGCAACACCCCGAGCAACGGTGCCGGAACCGTATCCTCTGCAAATCCGAGCGCTGATTCCAGCATACCGGCTTCCAATGGAAACAGCGGCGAAGCCGTTACGAATAACGAAAAATTGCCGCAGACCGGCGCGGATGTTGTGCCCATTCTGGTGACCTTTGCCTGTGGCAGTGCAGTCATTCTGTATGGCATTATTGAAATGATTCATGGACGCGCAAAGAAAAAGCATGAATAA
- a CDS encoding sortase: protein MNKKQKHGLVVLLIGIAVVLVGAAFWAVNNHADEEAGTSAAKLLAQVETKISSASQTASAGSAVSSDSAASGRQSNAKPTASGSSTSTLSLPEKDGCIGILELPSLGIKLPIQAAYTQDALKTAPCRYTGENGEISRFVICGHNYRRHFGSLQSMQVGSRVTFTNLNGTVYQYTVSEVTEIASNDFEALKTGDWDLSLFTCNFTGQKRVLVRCRQTA, encoded by the coding sequence ATGAATAAAAAGCAAAAACATGGTCTGGTTGTTTTACTGATTGGCATTGCAGTTGTCCTTGTGGGAGCGGCATTTTGGGCGGTGAATAACCACGCAGATGAAGAAGCCGGAACCAGTGCGGCGAAGCTGCTTGCGCAGGTGGAAACAAAAATCAGCAGTGCTTCGCAGACTGCTTCGGCGGGGTCAGCTGTCAGCTCTGATTCTGCGGCATCCGGCAGACAGAGCAATGCAAAACCCACGGCTTCTGGCAGTAGCACTTCAACATTGTCCCTGCCGGAGAAAGACGGCTGTATTGGAATTTTGGAGCTGCCCTCTCTCGGTATCAAGCTTCCCATACAGGCAGCATATACACAGGATGCACTCAAAACTGCACCGTGCCGTTATACAGGTGAGAACGGTGAAATTTCCCGATTTGTCATTTGCGGGCATAATTACCGCAGGCACTTCGGTTCCCTGCAGAGTATGCAGGTTGGCAGCCGTGTGACGTTTACCAACCTAAACGGAACCGTGTATCAGTATACAGTTTCTGAAGTGACAGAAATTGCTTCCAATGATTTTGAAGCTCTCAAAACGGGGGATTGGGATTTGTCTCTGTTTACGTGCAATTTTACCGGCCAAAAGCGTGTGCTAGTGCGCTGCCGGCAGACTGCATAA
- a CDS encoding spore coat associated protein CotJA gives MEEYIDGQACNAQTLSPLPKDPVLAMAYVPFQKFENLYAPEQALDAGTLFCGLDKPFLGGAKK, from the coding sequence ATGGAGGAATATATAGACGGTCAGGCCTGCAATGCGCAGACACTTTCGCCTTTGCCGAAAGACCCGGTTCTGGCAATGGCGTATGTTCCGTTTCAGAAATTTGAAAATTTGTATGCACCGGAGCAGGCACTTGATGCCGGCACTCTGTTCTGTGGATTGGATAAGCCATTTTTGGGAGGTGCAAAAAAGTGA
- a CDS encoding spore coat protein CotJB, with protein sequence MTEQQRLLRKIGACQFAMWELKIFLDTHPNDCGAMKRLAEYQKQTQELISQYEETYGPLNISEATANRVAWVQEPWPWEIQAEREEKS encoded by the coding sequence GTGACAGAGCAACAGAGACTTTTACGGAAAATCGGTGCCTGCCAGTTTGCCATGTGGGAACTGAAAATCTTCTTGGATACGCATCCCAATGACTGCGGGGCCATGAAACGGCTTGCAGAGTACCAAAAGCAGACACAGGAACTGATTAGCCAGTACGAAGAGACTTACGGTCCACTGAATATCAGTGAGGCAACTGCTAACAGAGTAGCATGGGTGCAGGAGCCATGGCCCTGGGAGATACAGGCAGAAAGGGAGGAGAAAAGCTAA
- a CDS encoding glycerate kinase — MKKCIFIPDSFKGTMTSAEICSIMAQAVRTHEPQAELCSVPVADGGEGTVDAFLQAAGGKKVVATVKGPLFEEVPAFYGVLPNKTAVIEMAAAAGLPLVGNKKDAEQTTTFGVGQLLRHAIESGCKTIILGLGGSATNDGGCGAAAAMGAVFRRTDGSTFIPVGGTLQDIASVDLSSLQKVLSDTKILTMCDIENPLCGPTGAAAVFAPQKGASPAAVKRLDCGLLHLAKILQQATGCDISQLPGAGAAGGMGGGMAAFFHSPLQSGIETMLDTVHFDEMLKDTDLVFTGEGKLDSQSLCGKVLSGVARRAKAAGVPLIAVVGDIEGTAADAYKAGISAVFSINRTAVPYAQAKLRSRADLFLTMDNLMRFLKQFAPQF; from the coding sequence ATGAAAAAATGCATTTTCATACCGGATTCTTTTAAGGGTACCATGACTTCCGCAGAGATCTGCTCAATCATGGCTCAGGCGGTGCGAACACATGAGCCGCAGGCGGAACTTTGCAGTGTACCAGTAGCGGACGGCGGTGAAGGCACGGTAGATGCGTTTTTGCAGGCAGCAGGCGGTAAAAAAGTTGTGGCAACCGTTAAAGGACCGCTCTTTGAAGAAGTTCCTGCATTTTACGGCGTTTTGCCAAACAAAACAGCGGTCATTGAGATGGCGGCGGCGGCCGGACTGCCTCTTGTGGGAAACAAAAAAGATGCAGAACAGACAACCACCTTTGGGGTCGGGCAGCTGCTGCGGCACGCAATCGAAAGCGGCTGCAAAACCATCATCCTCGGTCTTGGCGGCAGCGCAACCAACGACGGCGGATGCGGCGCGGCGGCAGCCATGGGTGCAGTTTTCCGCAGAACAGACGGCAGTACCTTTATTCCGGTGGGCGGCACCCTACAGGACATTGCTTCTGTTGACCTTTCTTCACTGCAAAAAGTTCTATCTGATACAAAGATTCTCACCATGTGTGATATTGAAAATCCACTGTGCGGGCCAACCGGTGCCGCTGCTGTTTTTGCGCCGCAAAAAGGGGCCAGCCCCGCCGCAGTCAAGCGTCTGGACTGCGGTCTTCTGCACCTTGCGAAAATTCTGCAGCAAGCAACCGGATGTGACATCTCCCAGCTTCCCGGCGCAGGTGCAGCGGGCGGCATGGGCGGCGGTATGGCTGCTTTCTTTCACAGCCCGCTGCAAAGCGGCATTGAGACCATGCTGGACACGGTTCACTTTGACGAAATGCTGAAAGATACCGACCTGGTCTTTACCGGTGAAGGCAAATTGGACAGCCAATCCCTCTGCGGCAAGGTGCTTTCCGGCGTTGCCCGCCGCGCAAAAGCCGCCGGTGTTCCACTGATTGCCGTTGTCGGCGACATTGAAGGCACCGCCGCAGACGCTTATAAAGCCGGGATTTCTGCCGTTTTCAGTATTAACCGTACGGCAGTGCCATACGCACAGGCAAAGCTGCGCAGCCGCGCCGACCTTTTCCTGACAATGGACAACCTCATGCGCTTCTTAAAACAGTTTGCCCCACAATTCTAA
- a CDS encoding DUF421 domain-containing protein produces MEIVQVILSTFLSVIALFLIGKLMGHKQIAQLDFFDYITGITIGSIAAELATELEKPWKPLIAMLIYGVVSVCLSILENKVPRVRRITNGMPTVVMDSGKLNRANMKKAKLDLSEFLVLCRQAGYFDLKAIQTAVFEYNGSLTILPVSTERPATPSDLNLSPQQETFFTEIIMDGRIQGEKLHNLGLDESWLQQQLKAQGYRSAKDVFLGMCDKNNSVQFYTTK; encoded by the coding sequence ATGGAAATTGTACAAGTGATACTGTCTACGTTTTTGTCGGTCATAGCTTTGTTCTTGATTGGCAAGCTGATGGGGCACAAGCAAATAGCGCAGCTGGACTTTTTTGACTACATTACCGGCATTACGATTGGTTCCATTGCAGCGGAACTTGCAACAGAGCTGGAAAAGCCGTGGAAGCCACTGATTGCCATGCTGATTTACGGTGTGGTTTCCGTATGTTTAAGTATACTGGAAAACAAAGTGCCGCGTGTCCGCCGCATTACCAACGGTATGCCGACGGTAGTAATGGACAGCGGCAAGCTGAACCGTGCAAATATGAAAAAGGCCAAACTGGATTTAAGTGAGTTTTTGGTGCTTTGCCGGCAGGCCGGATATTTTGATTTAAAAGCAATTCAGACCGCTGTTTTTGAGTATAACGGTTCTTTGACGATTCTTCCGGTTTCCACAGAACGGCCGGCAACTCCCTCAGATTTAAACCTTTCACCGCAGCAGGAAACCTTTTTTACAGAGATTATTATGGATGGACGCATACAGGGGGAGAAGCTTCACAATTTAGGCCTGGATGAAAGCTGGCTGCAGCAGCAGCTCAAGGCGCAGGGTTACCGCTCTGCAAAAGATGTTTTCCTCGGGATGTGCGATAAAAACAATTCGGTGCAGTTTTATACAACAAAATAA
- the glmS gene encoding glutamine--fructose-6-phosphate transaminase (isomerizing), with protein sequence MCGIIGYVGNEDSVDILLDGLRRLEYRGYDSAGIAVYGKDGVSVVKARGRLQCLQDKIDAGERPFGNCGIGHTRWATHGEPSDVNAHPHCCGHVTLVHNGIIENYMQLKAERTAEGVVFQSETDTEVAAATLNHFYTGDPIAAIAKTVEAVEGSYALGILFDDQPDTLYAIRRDSPLVVGLGKGENFIASDMTVLLQHTKQYLLPQPGEIAVIAKDSVEMFGLDGKPIHKEVLTADWDAGTAEKGGYPHFMLKEIHEEPDAVRRCISPRIRDGKIELNIPGLPNETLAKTERIHIVACGTAMHAGLVGRYAIEALARVPVEVDIASEFRYRNPVLGKNDLVVLISQSGETADTLAALRLAKGRGIRTLAIVNVPGSSIAREADDVLYTWAGPEIAVASTKAYLVQLSVLYLLAVKLGSLHGELSTEKEQQLCSDLLEMPAKIQEAIDGEPDVLACAEELKNAQHVFFIGRGVDYTLCMESSLKLKEVSYIHCEAYAAGELKHGTISLIENGTPVIAVATQPSLYPKTVSNLEEVKARGADVMLVCDKDAKVEPDLTKNLLRVPNVDNILAPMVTIVPLQLLAYHIAVLRGCDVDKPRNLAKSVTVE encoded by the coding sequence ATGTGTGGAATTATTGGCTATGTAGGAAACGAGGACTCCGTTGACATTCTGCTGGACGGACTTCGCAGACTGGAGTACCGCGGCTATGATTCCGCGGGAATCGCGGTTTACGGCAAAGACGGTGTTTCCGTTGTGAAAGCACGCGGACGTCTGCAGTGCCTGCAGGACAAAATCGACGCTGGCGAACGCCCCTTTGGTAATTGCGGCATTGGCCACACCCGCTGGGCAACCCACGGCGAGCCGAGTGATGTAAACGCACACCCGCATTGCTGCGGTCATGTAACCTTGGTGCACAACGGCATCATAGAAAACTACATGCAGCTCAAAGCCGAACGCACTGCGGAGGGTGTCGTTTTTCAAAGTGAAACCGACACCGAAGTCGCGGCAGCCACGCTGAACCACTTCTACACAGGCGACCCCATTGCTGCCATCGCAAAAACGGTGGAAGCAGTGGAGGGTTCTTACGCCCTGGGCATCCTGTTTGATGACCAGCCCGACACTTTATACGCTATACGGCGTGACAGCCCGCTGGTGGTCGGCCTTGGCAAAGGTGAAAACTTCATTGCCTCTGACATGACCGTTCTGCTGCAGCACACTAAGCAGTACCTGCTGCCTCAACCCGGTGAAATTGCGGTGATCGCCAAGGACAGCGTAGAAATGTTCGGGCTGGACGGCAAGCCGATTCACAAAGAAGTGCTGACCGCAGACTGGGATGCCGGCACCGCCGAAAAAGGCGGTTACCCGCACTTCATGCTCAAAGAGATTCACGAGGAACCGGATGCGGTTCGCCGCTGCATTTCTCCGCGCATCCGCGACGGAAAAATTGAGCTGAACATCCCCGGTCTGCCGAATGAAACACTCGCCAAAACGGAGCGTATCCACATTGTAGCCTGCGGCACAGCCATGCATGCGGGCCTGGTGGGTCGTTATGCCATTGAAGCACTCGCACGCGTTCCAGTGGAAGTGGACATCGCTTCTGAATTCCGTTACCGCAATCCGGTGCTGGGGAAAAATGACCTTGTCGTGCTCATTTCCCAGTCCGGTGAAACAGCTGACACACTGGCTGCTCTCCGTCTGGCAAAGGGACGCGGCATCCGCACGCTTGCCATCGTCAACGTGCCGGGTTCCTCCATTGCCCGCGAAGCGGACGACGTGCTTTACACTTGGGCAGGGCCGGAAATCGCCGTTGCCAGCACCAAAGCGTACTTGGTACAGCTGTCTGTACTGTATTTGCTTGCAGTAAAACTTGGTTCCCTGCACGGAGAACTCTCCACTGAGAAAGAACAGCAGCTCTGCAGTGACCTGCTGGAAATGCCGGCGAAGATTCAGGAAGCCATTGACGGTGAACCGGATGTGCTTGCCTGCGCGGAAGAGCTGAAAAACGCACAGCATGTGTTCTTTATCGGCCGCGGGGTGGACTATACTCTTTGCATGGAAAGTTCCCTGAAGCTGAAAGAGGTTTCTTACATCCACTGCGAAGCCTACGCCGCAGGCGAACTCAAACATGGCACGATTTCGCTGATTGAGAACGGCACCCCAGTCATAGCGGTTGCAACGCAGCCCAGTCTGTACCCGAAAACGGTCAGCAACTTGGAGGAAGTCAAGGCGCGCGGTGCGGATGTCATGCTGGTCTGCGACAAAGATGCAAAAGTAGAACCGGATTTGACCAAAAATCTGCTGCGCGTACCGAATGTAGACAACATTTTGGCACCCATGGTAACCATAGTACCACTGCAGCTGCTGGCGTATCACATTGCTGTCCTGCGCGGATGCGATGTAGATAAGCCACGGAACCTGGCAAAATCTGTTACAGTCGAATAA